Proteins from a single region of Mytilus trossulus isolate FHL-02 chromosome 2, PNRI_Mtr1.1.1.hap1, whole genome shotgun sequence:
- the LOC134705821 gene encoding uncharacterized protein LOC134705821, with protein sequence MNFVISSKVQLKRQKYKSYSPTKLTNAYLDVTDNKLSVAKAARKYCLPEQTLRDRVLGHISVDNVKSGPPPVFDCEQEARLVQHIKEMGAVGYAYTRAEVVDLGSEYAVHLGMKRKDDKHLSLRWFYGFMGRWPELKVWRPKTISELRAKATSRTSIYRYFDELYRIMEKYELKDRPQSIYNVDEKGLQPNYKPPNVVASAEYVPSTLSSEKGQTTTVMGCGNALGHQIPPYFIFAGKRMRQELLEGATPGADGSVSETGWSNSEIFQSYLETHFIKYVTGMQDKHTLLLYDGHRTHITPDIIDWAVEKKIILYVLPPHTSHVLQPMDVGCFGPFARIYSSECHKFQRTTSSVINKYNLCSIACKSYNSALSPTNLQSAFRKSGIYPLNRDAIDQSLFSISDAMHKQSQLEENTCTTVEDIPAIENITTEPERRSIYKIVAGKAITEPETREKINEYIAQSKSKTKATTNNKSTKPKVNKNPKKTTTKRKQNDSSPSVTTTTTNKKQRPNQQESQQPGPSGLQNIVVSDNSISDEDDRDDSTLCCVCNMWQPKELQDCISIVFTQWAKCEYLQCDHWTHLKFCCDVSVIRRSDKFYCPCHGLPCKQKETEE encoded by the exons ATGAATTTCGTAATTTCTAGCAAG gtTCAACTTAAAAGACAGAAATATAAATCATATTCGCCAACAAAACTGACCAATGCTTATCTAGATGTCACTGACAACAAGCTCAGTGTTGCTAAGGCTGCAAGAAAGTATTGTCTACCTGAACAGACATTGAGAGATCGTGTGCTGGGCCACATATCTGTGGACAATGTCAAGTCAGGACCACCACCAGTGTTTGATTGTGAACAGGAGGCGAGGTTGGTGCAGCACATCAAAGAAATGGGTGCCGTAGGCTATGCTTACACTAGGGCTGAAGTGGTGGATCTGGGATCAGAGTATGCTGTCCACTTGGGGATGAAAAGAAAAGATGACAAGCATCTTTCTCTGAGATGGTTTTACGGTTTCATGGGTAGATGGCCAGAACTTAAAGTATGGAGACCCAAAACCATATCAGAGCTTCGAGCAAAAGCAACATCAAGGACTTCAATATATAGGTACTTCGATGAACTTTATCGTATAATGGAAAAATATGAGCTTAAAGACAGGCCCCAAAGCATTTATAATGTCGACGAAAAGGGTTTACAACCAAACTATAAACCCCCAAATGTTGTAGCATCTGCAGAGTATGTACCCTCTACATTGTCCTCTGAAAAAGGCCAAACAACAACGGTAATGGGATGTGGTAACGCCTTAGGACATCAAATTCCACCGTATTTCATTTTCGCTGGTAAACGTATGAGACAGGAGTTGTTAGAAGGAGCCACACCTGGTGCTGATGGGTCTGTCAGTGAAACTGGATGGTCTAATTCAGAAATTTTTCAGTCATATCTGGAAACTCATTTCATCAAATATGTAACTGGAATGCAGGACAAACATACTCTTCTTCTCTATGATGGTCACAGGACACACATAACACCGGATATAATTGATTGGGCagttgagaaaaaaattatcttgTATGTTTTGCCTCCTCATACTAGCCATGTTCTTCAGCCCATGGATGTTGGTTGTTTTGGGCCCTTTGCAAGAATATACAGTTCCGAATGTCACAAATTCCAACGCACCACTTCATCTGTAATTAACAAGTACAACTTATGTTCTATTGCCTGCAAGTCTTACAACTCTGCTCTTTCTCCAACAAATTTACAGTCTGCTTTTCGTAAGTCAGGTATATACCCATTAAATAGAGATGCTATTGATCAatcattgttttcaatttctGATGCCATGCATAAACAGAGCCAACTAGaggaaaatacatgtacaacagtTGAAGATATCCCTGCCATTGAAAACATAACGACTGAACCA GAAAGACGTTCCATCTACAAGATAGTAGCTGGAAAAGCCATAACAGAACCAGAGACacgtgaaaaaataaatgaatacattgCGCAATCAAAGTCAAAGACCAAGGCAACAACCAacaataaatcaacaaaacctaaagttaataaaaatccTAAGAAAACAACTACTAAACGAAAGCAAAATGATTCATCACCTTCTGTTACTACAACAACCACAAACAAGAAACAAAGGCCTAACCAACAAGAGTCTCAACAACCAGGTCCATCAGGACTGCAGAACATAGTCGTTTCTGATAACTCAATATCAGATGAAGATGATCGAGATGATAGCACTTTATGTTGTGTTTGCAACATGTGGCAGCCGAAGGAGTTACAAGATTGCATCTCCATTGTATTCACACAATGGGCCAAGTGTGAATATCTACAGTGTGATCATTGGACTCATCTCAAATTTTGCTGTGATGTTTCCGTCATACGCAGATCAGATAAATTTTACTGTCCATGTCATGGCTTACCCTGCAAACAGAAAGAGACTGAAGAATAA